Part of the Bombus huntii isolate Logan2020A chromosome 10, iyBomHunt1.1, whole genome shotgun sequence genome, ATAAGGGTCGACTAACGTTCTGGTTTTGTGTGCAGTGGGTATCAGACGGATCTCCGACGCATAGCAGTACACCGGTGAAGATCGACAGTGCCCTTCAATTTGTACCGAAAAATACCAATCCAAAGGAATTTAAACAATTACAACAACAGGTAAGTAACATGAAATTGCATTGATTCAGTTTACGTTCActtcttaaaatatttcaatgaaataatatataaatattttgtatttgcAAACTGAATAAACCCTTGGAGCTGTGCTTTTTTGTTTAGATAAAGGATTACCGTAGGGCAGATAAGATATCAGCTGGACCACAATCCCACATATTAGAAGGAGTTACATGGGAAGAAGCCAAAAAAATGCAGGTGATGTGACGCATTTTAAAGTAATAActcgaaattaaaattataataatttattaatttactatcttattaaattatacatcctattttttgataaaatatatattgatGAGAACATTCATTCGCTTATGAAAGGATGCCACTATTAGCGGAACAGGAGAACAAGTAGTGTTGGTAGGGGCAGCCAGTAAAGGTATCATTCAAAGAGGGTTTCAACACAACGCAATGGTTTACAAGACACCGTATGCCAAAAATCCTTTCGATGCTGTTACCGATCAAGAACTTGATCAGTATAAGAGAGAAGTTGAACGCAAACAAAAAGGAGATATCTGTAAGCAAAATAGCATATAAACTTGCCCTCAATTGAAAATTTACATAGTGAGTAAATGTAATTTTGGTTTGATCTTTTCTTGTTTTACAGATGATGAATCGCAATCAGAATCAGAAGCATTGTCATCATTCAATGTTAGTCGGGCAACACACGAATCAAGCACTGCCAAAAGTCCAATTCAATCGCCGGTATCTGTAACTTCGGAAACAGAAGAAGAGAGCAGAGATGGTAAGTAATAACAAATTCTCATAtgttttttgtattttattgttatctcagaactgaaaaataaatcgatCAATGCATCGTGTCTCAATTACTTTCAGAACCCCGAGTTCTACGGATAGAAACGAAACAAGTGCCTGCACCAAGTCAACCTGAAGTTGTATTGAGCGACGGTAAgctatttttttacaatttttagcTTCCAGAGCTTATGCACTTTAAATCGATCATTTTCATAGAGGCggagatattttgaaaatgatCGAAGAAACGTGCAGTATGCATGTTCAGTATAATATATGGGCAGTCTTGTGTCGTAttacttttacattttcttttttaagtcTTATTCCTCCTGTCTTCTATGTGTTTCATAATATtgcatttttaaatgaaatttcgtatAATTAATGATAACGATCGCAAGGCTTGTTCCATAAGCACGAAGGTGTTGCAATTTATCATTACATTTTTTCCCTACCTTAATTTGTCACCTTTATTTATGATCACTAACGCTTGCACCTTGCATGGATGTACTTACATTCGCATAAACATTTTGCATATTTATGTTTGGTACAGGAATATAAGTGTTATTTCCTCTAtattctttccctttttttaatttttgtccTAGATTGCATGTTAATTACCTTGCATCgcattaataaataatattctgttCTCATTATAATTTCTTCCTTGAATTACGAATTATagtaaatgtaatttataaaagctGTGTGCACAACTCGAGTATGGTAATGACTGACACGATTTTTAAGAAATCAATTTGTCCCGGGATATACTCGGACCAATTTGTTTGATTTGTTTGATGTTACAGTTGAAAGATTTTAAGATATtatacttttcattttatcaGCTGTTGCGAATACAAGAAATTTCTCAGATACGCAGGTGTGAGCATCCGTGatcataataaatatcttctgagaaagaagataaacgaaaggagcaaatattaaaatacgatTGTGGTGTAATGGGACACTATGGTTGCAGATCTTGGTTCACCGAGCAGGTTCTGCATTCAATGCAAAAACAAATGTGAGAACAAGATTGAAAATGATGCCTGCGTTATTAATGAACACCGTCATTGTCCAGTTGCTGAACTATATCGATACGAACCACGTTTAGAAATTGTCCGAGGTGACATAATCGCAGAGCGGTTAGTAACTAAGTTAATCGACTACCGTCCTTGTCCTCCAGTTATATTAACTGGTGAGCAAGTAAATTGCTTGGGTGACACGAAATACAATGGTCTTGAGCAAGTTCCAAATTCGGTTTACTTTGAAGACAAAAAAACACAAGAAGAATCGACcaagaaaagaaaatctaAAGTTCGTAGATCAttggaaatgaaaaataacgtAAATTCATTGAATGTTCCGTCTTCTAACGAAAAAATGcaagaaaaagatagaaatgATAAAACGAATTTGAAGTCGATCGATACAAGCTCTATGGAACAGATTACCGAAATAGTAAGCTGTATTGATTCAAACATACCACCAACGAAAACAAGATTAATCGCTTTATCTTCTCCTGAACTTAAAGTCTCAAAGAAATATAGTTTAGATCCGTCCGATATGAGTTTAATATACAGTTTGACACCATGTATAAATTCAGAAAATGATCacgaaaatatcgataaaatgaTGATAGACAAATCGTCAAAGTTATCAACATTTACATCTGAACCCAATAATAACTTGGAGCAGGATTGCTTTTTGCAATCAAACGAGGAGAAAAGTCCCAAAAACGAACAACAACAATGGGAAAAAAAGGACTGCGTAGACGATAAAACTGATAATTATATTTGGTTCAATTCGTTATCCGACAGTGAAAAGTGTGAGCTTTCTAACGATAATAAGACAATAAATAACGATGTATGTTTTGATAATGGACAAGTTGAAATTCGTTCGAACGAAGGATCTGATATGTTGGAACTATTCACCGACACGACTTTAGAATTGCTGGAAACTACCGGtgaatattttcgaaatgaCATAAGCAATATAGCGAATGAAATTATCGCAGAACTTAATGGAAATGACACGTATGTGATCATTTACTGTCtagtaaatgaaatttttcaaaaagtttATGATACTCTCTCGAGTATAGAGTTAAATGATCGATCTAGTTCGCCGTTATCAACCATTTCTTGGCAATTCTCAACTCCAAAATTATGTTTGGACGTAAAAGATAATAAACACACGccgaaagaaatcgaaaagACTCAGACCAATCAAACTACGCCTGTTATCGTTATACATGAAGTTATTCACCATGTGATCGATGCAtgcgatgaaattaaaaaagcaaaAACCTATGCAAATATAGAGCTGAGAGAAAAAGGGAACAATGATACTGTTAACAATGACGAAGAAAACATCGGGCAGCAGAAGGATTTGACAACGACGGTAAACAGtgacaaattaaaaaaagcaTCTGATCGAAACACACAAGTTGCACCGACTGTTACCGCTTTTGAAAATCTGGTTTTACACGAGAAGAATGATCAGTCTCCTGAAACAACAGCAGAAGCAGATGACATGATGGAAGCAGCAATTTTCGAATTTCATACACTAGTGAAGACGAAGCCAACAAATACTgataaaaaggaatttgaaCTGAACTTCCGAATAGAGAGAAATTTTGGTGTTGAGAGCAgtgttgaaaataaaaaatcgcATAGGCAAAATATGGAAGAAGTTGAGTCCGGTCTATCTGAAAGTCTAGAGAAACTCGCTGAGATAGATTGGAATATAAATTCAGATGttggaaataaaaaatctCATAAAAAAGATAAGGAAAAAGTTGAACTCAGTCTACCTGAAAGTTTAGAGAAGTTTGCTGAAAAGGGTTGGAATATAGATTCGGATAATTTACCTGAAATTGATACAAGGGAAGAAGAAGTAGCAAAACTATCAGAGACTTCTAAGGCTGTAGagttgaaagaaaaagaagacagTAATACTAGTAACAATGAGAAAGAGGAAATCGGGCAGCGGGTGGATAATTTGACAACAATGATAAACAGTGATGAATCAAAAAGATCTGATCGAAGTATGGGAGttacatcgatttcttttGAGAATTTGGCTTTAGACGAGGAGAATAATCAATCTGTTGAAACAGAAACAGACGCAATTTTCGAGTTTCGTACAATAGTGAAAGCGAAGCCAATAAATACTGATAAAGAAGCAGTTGAATTGAACTTCCGAATAGAGAGAAGTTTAGATGTCGAGAGCAGTGTTGAAAATAAAACATCGCATAGACAAAATAAGGAAGAAGTTGAGCCTGGTCTATCTGAAAGTTTAGAAAAACTCGTTGAAATGGATTGCAATGTAGGTTCGTATGATCTGTTCGAAAttgagaaaagaagaaaagaaccAATGACACTATCAGAGACTACTAAAGCTGTAGAAGCGTGCGTTGATTGTATTTATTGTATGAATTCCTGTCCTATGGATTACAATCAAGAATATTCTCCGTTATCAACCATAGGTGAAGAAGAATCAGACGAGAAGATTGTGGATTTAAACGCAGAAATTGGAGGAAAACGACTTAATGATACTTATACATTTTGTGATTCCGAAAAAATCGTAAATGACAAAGAATTATCTAGTCATAActtagaaaataacaataacgCATTCCTTTAAAATGATTTCATCAAACGATCAAACATCGTCCTTTTCAGAAATTCATCTCCTCAAAGATGTAACACTTGCTTCAGTGGAGTTTCTTTAAGTTAATAACTTGAGAAAACCAATAGTAGAACCATCATCGTAGAATTTAGTTCCtaggattatttaaaaaatactttttcaaATATCCACAAAAATATTCCTTTTCTGTTGCTACAAaccaaagaaatttttttatttatcaaagGTATAAAACGATATGttaatttgtattctatttCTACACAGTGCTCGTTTTGTTTATTGTTTGTATCTAGTGTTTGCAATTGTATTATGCACATTGTTCGTGTCCTGATATTGCATACTttgtttttttagtttttctttcttttcttatttattttttcttttatttgtatcgAGTACATGTTTTGTATGCGAAACATATTaagattatgaaataaataattttcctaAAAGTAACAAGATACAGAGATCAAAACAAATCATTTTAATATCCATTTTAACATCTTTATCAGTTGTTATAATGTGACTGCATATTCGAAACGCTTGAAGAGCAAACAAGAATTATACTTTGGTTTTCGTTTTCGAGGTAAGCGTGAGTATTTGTAAACATAGATTTTACATGATATTATGCTTCCCTTCTTTatcatttatatacaaaatttgtaGACAACGTGTAATATTTCTCACCTTATTGTTTCAGGGGAAAATACCGTAAACGGCGATCACTCTGATGCGCATCACAGTACATTTTCTCAAAGTAGTAAAGAGGTTTGTTTCTTACGTCATCTTAACTtaaatattatcattatcCTCGAGTTTTATCACAAATGTGCAATAATATCTTATATAACTTCAACCTTTATCATGCTATATTGTCGATTAATAGAACttgaaaaatgcaaaaataaaagGGAGCGATGAATTATCGAAAGAAAAGCTCGAGGATTCTCAAAGTATATATGCGATaacgaaatatatatcgcATATATACACACAGTCACAAGATTGGAACATACCTTTTATCATGCATTAAATCtttattataacaatttaaagATCAGTGTCACATTTTGCATATAAGGATGTTTCGTAAAATGATAAAGCTACACATTTTTGTCTTTTACTATTTCTAACGAATCTATGTCGCATCGTTTTTTATACATGAAAGAATTAGTCGCGATTATCTTTTATCTTAAACTAATCGTAAATTTTTACGAATCTTTATATCACAATCTCATCTTTAATTTATCGAACGAATCTTAAGAATCATACACAAATGCTGCTTCGTCATTAACTGCGATATAATGCTAGGAATAAGCTAGTACGCCAATAGTGTTCGCTTGCATGAATCTAAGAAT contains:
- the LOC126870722 gene encoding uncharacterized protein LOC126870722 isoform X5 is translated as MADTSQQQPLTEPHTNGVMDGLTEEEKSKMRPADIDADMREMERRKRVEMMMNSRLFREELERIIETQMKDGAGPSGLLQQISDMMGAQGARFNANVFKTSNCVLPINDIRGVESMGYAKGEKLLRCKLAAVFRLLDLYGWTQGVGGQITARLNQDQEHFLVNPYGLLYHEVTASSLIKVDMQGTVVEQGTTNFGVHVAGFQLHSTIHAARPDIKCIVHITTPSVTAISSLKCGLLPIGQESIVIGEVSTHQYVGGFFEPEEKEKIARNLGPMNKVMLLTNRGALCCGETVEEAFFNVYNMVLACETQLKLMPAGLDNLNLISEESKKAIFEASRKPPTPQQTAQITETTALAEKLEKRWRIGGTEFEALMRMLDNAGFRTGYIYRNPLVKGEPPRPRNDVEVPPAVSSLGYLLEEEELYKQGLWKGGRKGTDRSRWLNSPNVYQKVEILETGTPDPKKITKWVSDGSPTHSSTPVKIDSALQFVPKNTNPKEFKQLQQQIKDYRRADKISAGPQSHILEGVTWEEAKKMQDATISGTGEQVVLVGAASKGIIQRGFQHNAMVYKTPYAKNPFDAVTDQELDQYKREVERKQKGDIYDESQSESEALSSFNVSRATHESSTAKSPIQSPVSVTSETEEESRDEPRVLRIETKQVPAPSQPEVVLSDDLGSPSRFCIQCKNKCENKIENDACVINEHRHCPVAELYRYEPRLEIVRGDIIAERLVTKLIDYRPCPPVILTGEQVNCLGDTKYNGLEQVPNSVYFEDKKTQEESTKKRKSKVRRSLEMKNNVNSLNVPSSNEKMQEKDRNDKTNLKSIDTSSMEQITEIVSCIDSNIPPTKTRLIALSSPELKVSKKYSLDPSDMSLIYSLTPCINSENDHENIDKMMIDKSSKLSTFTSEPNNNLEQDCFLQSNEEKSPKNEQQQWEKKDCVDDKTDNYIWFNSLSDSEKCELSNDNKTINNDVCFDNGQVEIRSNEGSDMLELFTDTTLELLETTGEYFRNDISNIANEIIAELNGNDTYVIIYCLVNEIFQKVYDTLSSIELNDRSSSPLSTISWQFSTPKLCLDVKDNKHTPKEIEKTQTNQTTPVIVIHEVIHHVIDACDEIKKAKTYANIELREKGNNDTVNNDEENIGQQKDLTTTVNSDKLKKASDRNTQVAPTVTAFENLVLHEKNDQSPETTAEADDMMEAAIFEFHTLVKTKPTNTDKKEFELNFRIERNFGVESSVENKKSHRQNMEEVESGLSESLEKLAEIDWNINSDVGNKKSHKKDKEKVELSLPESLEKFAEKGWNIDSDNLPEIDTREEEVAKLSETSKAVELKEKEDSNTSNNEKEEIGQRVDNLTTMINSDESKRSDRSMGVTSISFENLALDEENNQSVETETDAIFEFRTIVKAKPINTDKEAVELNFRIERSLDVESSVENKTSHRQNKEEVEPGLSESLEKLVEMDCNVGSYDLFEIEKRRKEPMTLSETTKAVEACVDCIYCMNSCPMDYNQEYSPLSTIGEEESDEKIVDLNAEIGGKRLNDTYTFCDSEKIVNDKELSSHNLENNNNAFL